From one Flavobacterium sp. N502536 genomic stretch:
- a CDS encoding dihydrodipicolinate synthase family protein, with protein sequence MKNDLFKGIIAYPITPFDKDEKVDISLYKKLLERLIVSGCHAVAPLGSTGVMPYLSDEEKEAITVATIEQVKGRVPVLVGVSNLTTEKTIYHAKFAEKAGAAAVMIIPMSYWKLTDDEIVQHFDAVAKQISIPVMAYNNPATGGVDMSPALLKRLLEIANVTMIKESTGDVQRMHYLKRELGDDVAFFNGSNPLALAAFSAGATGWCTAAPNLIPKLNLELYDAIQKNDLQSAQKAFYRQLNLLKFIVNKGLPRAIKAGLEIQGIEGGFLRSPLKPLTEAEIAEFRLILKEVE encoded by the coding sequence ATGAAAAACGACCTATTTAAAGGCATTATTGCTTATCCGATTACCCCATTCGATAAAGACGAAAAAGTGGATATCAGCTTGTATAAAAAATTACTGGAACGTTTAATTGTTTCCGGTTGTCATGCCGTTGCTCCGCTGGGAAGCACCGGGGTAATGCCTTATTTGTCAGACGAAGAGAAAGAAGCGATTACTGTTGCAACAATCGAGCAGGTTAAGGGCAGAGTTCCGGTTTTGGTAGGAGTATCAAATCTGACTACAGAGAAAACCATTTACCATGCTAAATTTGCTGAGAAAGCAGGTGCAGCTGCGGTAATGATTATCCCGATGAGTTATTGGAAACTTACAGATGACGAAATTGTACAGCATTTTGACGCGGTTGCCAAACAAATTTCAATTCCGGTAATGGCTTACAATAATCCTGCAACGGGAGGAGTAGATATGTCTCCTGCTTTGTTAAAAAGGCTTCTTGAGATTGCCAATGTGACGATGATTAAAGAAAGTACCGGAGACGTTCAGAGAATGCATTATTTAAAGCGGGAATTGGGTGATGATGTAGCCTTCTTTAATGGTTCAAATCCTCTGGCACTGGCTGCATTTTCTGCAGGTGCAACCGGTTGGTGTACGGCTGCACCAAATTTAATTCCGAAACTGAATCTGGAATTGTACGACGCAATTCAGAAAAATGATTTGCAGAGCGCTCAAAAAGCATTTTACAGGCAATTGAATCTTTTGAAGTTTATTGTGAACAAAGGTTTGCCGAGAGCCATTAAAGCAGGTTTGGAAATTCAGGGAATCGAAGGAGGTTTTTTAAGAAGTCCGTTGAAACCGTTGACAGAAGCTGAAATTGCAGAGTTTAGGTTGATTTTGAAGGAAGTAGAATAG
- a CDS encoding PLP-dependent aminotransferase family protein → MLRPWQLEIQLNTNAAKAIYLQIADAIIEAIKTGMLNSGNALPGSRQLAGLLKVNRNTVIEALDVLIAEGWLVTLERKGTFVADILPITSESTSQKQKTNSTVEEIQPLIVFDDGIPDSRIAPMNELARAYRQIFNRKSRWQIMGYSTEYGNLEFRKAIVQMLNFKRGMNITPDEICITRGSQMAMYLTANHLLSKDDYVMVENPGYQPAWETFKNSGAKLLPVNVDKDGLLIDEVEAYLKQFDSIKAIYVTPHHQFPTTVTLSLKRRLKLIELSNQYDFTIIEDDYDNEFHFGQRPILPISSYSNAKNTVYIGTLSKIVAPALRIGYLVSNRVTILKVGKHRKIIDVQGDNIMEEAVLQLINEGEIKRHLKRTTLIYKTKRDYFEAICNKYLKDKTTFIKPDGGLAFWIVPNSAVNIFEIANQLLLKGIKIMTPEKYSFDQPISGFRLGYASLTEKQIEDGIIELAKLL, encoded by the coding sequence ATGTTAAGACCTTGGCAATTAGAAATTCAGCTAAACACAAATGCGGCAAAAGCAATTTATCTGCAAATCGCCGATGCTATAATTGAAGCAATCAAAACAGGAATGCTCAATAGCGGAAATGCGCTGCCCGGAAGCCGACAGCTCGCAGGATTGCTAAAAGTCAACCGAAACACTGTAATTGAAGCTTTAGACGTTTTAATTGCTGAAGGTTGGCTGGTTACACTCGAAAGAAAAGGGACTTTCGTAGCCGATATTCTGCCCATAACTTCCGAAAGCACCAGTCAAAAGCAAAAAACAAATTCTACTGTAGAAGAAATACAGCCCTTAATTGTTTTTGATGATGGAATCCCCGACAGCCGAATTGCCCCGATGAATGAACTCGCCAGAGCGTACAGACAGATTTTTAACCGAAAATCACGCTGGCAAATCATGGGATACAGCACCGAGTATGGAAATTTAGAATTTAGAAAAGCCATTGTGCAGATGCTCAATTTTAAAAGAGGCATGAATATCACTCCAGATGAAATTTGTATTACACGCGGAAGTCAGATGGCCATGTATTTAACCGCCAACCATTTACTTTCTAAAGACGATTATGTAATGGTCGAAAATCCGGGGTATCAGCCCGCCTGGGAGACATTTAAAAACAGCGGTGCTAAACTGCTTCCTGTAAATGTTGACAAAGATGGTTTATTGATCGATGAGGTCGAAGCCTATTTGAAGCAATTCGATAGCATAAAAGCAATCTATGTAACACCGCATCATCAATTTCCAACAACAGTTACCTTAAGTCTGAAGCGAAGATTAAAACTCATCGAACTGTCCAACCAATACGATTTTACGATTATTGAAGACGATTACGACAATGAATTTCATTTTGGACAACGCCCGATTCTGCCCATTTCAAGTTACAGTAATGCTAAAAATACGGTGTACATTGGAACCCTGAGCAAAATTGTCGCACCGGCATTACGAATCGGCTATCTGGTAAGTAACCGGGTAACTATTTTAAAAGTGGGTAAACATCGAAAAATAATTGATGTACAAGGAGATAACATTATGGAAGAGGCGGTTTTACAACTCATAAACGAAGGCGAAATAAAAAGACATCTAAAAAGAACGACCCTTATCTATAAAACAAAACGCGATTATTTTGAAGCCATTTGCAACAAATACCTTAAAGACAAAACCACCTTTATCAAACCCGATGGCGGCCTCGCTTTTTGGATAGTTCCCAATTCAGCTGTCAATATTTTTGAAATTGCCAATCAGCTGCTGCTAAAAGGAATAAAGATAATGACTCCTGAAAAATATAGTTTTGACCAACCCATATCCGGATTCAGACTTGGCTATGCCTCCCTAACCGAAAAACAAATCGAAGACGGCATAATCGAACTTGCTAAGTTGTT
- a CDS encoding PhnA domain-containing protein has translation MSIERELNKRSGSKCELCGAEENLKVYQVLPTQKGGLDESILACTTCIDQIENPDNVDLNHWRCLNDSMWNENVAVQVVAWRMLSRMRAAGWPQELLDMMYLDEDTLAWAQATGEGEDDENKIIHRDSNGVILEHGDSVVLIKDLKVKGSSMVAKQGTAVRNIRLDHENAEYIEGKVDGQQIVIITQYVKKI, from the coding sequence ATGAGCATTGAAAGAGAATTAAACAAACGCAGCGGATCTAAATGCGAACTTTGTGGCGCCGAAGAAAACCTTAAAGTATATCAGGTATTACCAACCCAAAAAGGCGGTCTGGACGAAAGCATTCTAGCCTGTACTACCTGTATCGACCAAATAGAAAATCCGGACAATGTTGATTTAAACCACTGGAGATGTCTTAACGACAGCATGTGGAATGAAAACGTTGCCGTACAGGTTGTAGCCTGGAGAATGTTAAGCCGAATGCGAGCAGCAGGCTGGCCACAGGAATTGCTTGATATGATGTATTTGGATGAAGATACCTTAGCATGGGCACAAGCAACTGGAGAAGGTGAAGACGACGAAAACAAAATCATTCACCGCGATAGTAACGGAGTAATTTTAGAGCACGGAGATTCTGTAGTTTTAATCAAAGATCTTAAAGTAAAAGGATCAAGCATGGTTGCCAAACAAGGAACTGCCGTACGCAACATCCGTTTAGACCACGAAAACGCCGAGTACATCGAAGGAAAAGTTGACGGTCAGCAAATCGTGATTATCACACAATACGTGAAGAAAATATAG
- a CDS encoding DEAD/DEAH box helicase, which yields MNKKHHSNNILSNLGIESLNEMQEVAQDAILNDTNVLLLSPTGSGKTLAFLLPVLELLQPEILSVQCLILVPSRELGLQIEQVWKKMGTPYKVNICYGGHSIDTEIKNLSNPPAVLIGTPGRIADHIDRDTFRTDKIQTLILDEFDKSLQLGFHEQMSYIIGKLTKLNKRVLVSATSDIEIPRYTRVVNPTVLDFIPEEEEKTNLSMKMVVSPAKDKLDSLFNLICSLKSQSAIIFCNHRDAAERISDTLNEKGIYATYYHGGMDQEERERALIQFRNGSMSYLITTDLAARGLDIPEMKHVIHYHLPLKEDEFTHRNGRTARMQASGTAYIIVHESEKKLDYIDYGMEVLKVESTTTLPKPPEFQTIYISGGKKTKLNKIDIVGFFSQKGKLEKGDLGLIEVKDFISFAAVKYNKVKELLKNIKDEKMKGKKFKIEVARKVVKKEEER from the coding sequence ATGAATAAAAAACACCATTCCAATAACATACTTTCAAATTTAGGAATTGAAAGCCTGAATGAAATGCAAGAGGTAGCACAAGATGCTATTTTGAACGATACTAATGTTTTATTACTTTCTCCAACAGGATCAGGAAAAACATTAGCCTTTTTACTGCCGGTTTTAGAATTGTTACAGCCTGAAATTCTTTCGGTTCAATGTTTAATTTTAGTGCCTTCGCGCGAATTAGGTTTGCAGATTGAGCAGGTTTGGAAAAAAATGGGAACTCCCTACAAAGTAAATATTTGTTACGGAGGTCACTCTATTGATACTGAAATCAAGAATTTAAGCAACCCGCCAGCAGTTCTTATCGGAACTCCGGGAAGAATTGCCGATCATATTGACAGGGATACTTTCCGCACGGATAAAATTCAGACCTTGATTCTGGACGAATTTGATAAGTCTTTGCAACTGGGTTTTCATGAGCAGATGTCTTATATCATTGGGAAATTGACAAAACTGAACAAACGCGTTTTAGTTTCAGCGACTTCTGATATTGAGATTCCAAGATATACGAGAGTGGTAAATCCAACGGTTTTGGATTTTATACCGGAAGAGGAAGAGAAAACCAATCTTTCGATGAAAATGGTGGTTTCGCCAGCCAAGGATAAACTGGATAGTTTATTCAATTTGATTTGTTCGCTGAAATCACAGTCGGCGATTATTTTTTGTAATCATCGTGATGCGGCAGAACGTATTAGTGATACTTTAAACGAAAAAGGAATTTACGCGACCTATTATCATGGCGGAATGGATCAGGAAGAGCGTGAACGCGCCTTGATTCAGTTTAGAAATGGCAGTATGAGTTACCTGATTACTACAGATCTGGCTGCCCGTGGATTGGATATTCCGGAAATGAAGCACGTAATTCATTACCATTTGCCTTTAAAAGAAGACGAATTTACGCATCGTAACGGTCGTACTGCACGTATGCAGGCTTCGGGAACGGCTTATATTATTGTTCACGAAAGTGAAAAAAAGCTGGACTATATTGATTACGGAATGGAGGTTTTAAAGGTCGAAAGCACGACAACTTTACCGAAACCACCGGAGTTTCAAACGATTTATATTAGCGGCGGAAAGAAAACAAAACTGAATAAAATTGATATCGTTGGTTTCTTTTCTCAAAAAGGAAAACTCGAAAAAGGAGATTTAGGTTTGATCGAAGTGAAGGATTTTATATCGTTTGCTGCCGTGAAGTACAACAAGGTAAAAGAGCTGCTTAAGAATATTAAAGATGAAAAGATGAAGGGCAAGAAATTCAAGATCGAAGTTGCCCGTAAAGTGGTGAAGAAAGAGGAGGAGCGTTAG
- a CDS encoding cupin domain-containing protein, which translates to METKKQFSSKDFHETFARPTFVMPEKLIHRNVEQAGVHNQFSTERKHPVFFVDLPSKNVSMTIGGLLPDQLTNRHRHTYETVIYVIEGHGYTEIEDAKVEWKAGDAVYIPSWAWHRHQNLSSEASAKYIACENAPQLQNLGVALREEEGRDL; encoded by the coding sequence ATGGAAACTAAAAAACAATTTTCATCAAAAGACTTTCACGAAACCTTTGCCAGACCCACTTTTGTGATGCCTGAAAAATTAATTCACAGAAATGTAGAACAGGCCGGAGTTCACAATCAATTTTCTACAGAGCGAAAACACCCCGTTTTCTTTGTGGATCTTCCGAGTAAAAATGTAAGCATGACGATTGGCGGTTTATTGCCGGATCAATTAACGAACAGACACCGCCATACTTATGAAACGGTTATTTACGTAATTGAAGGCCATGGGTATACCGAAATTGAAGATGCAAAAGTAGAGTGGAAAGCAGGTGACGCTGTTTATATTCCGAGCTGGGCGTGGCACAGACATCAGAATTTAAGCAGTGAAGCATCGGCAAAATACATCGCCTGCGAGAATGCACCTCAGCTTCAGAATTTAGGTGTGGCATTGAGAGAAGAAGAAGGAAGGGATCTTTAA
- the coaD gene encoding pantetheine-phosphate adenylyltransferase: MRKAIFPGSFDPITLGHEDIIKRGIPLFDEIVIAIGVNAEKKYMFSLKERKRFIEETFKDEPNVSVITYEGLTIDLAKKQKANFILRGLRNPADFEFEKAIAHTNRKLSKIETVFLLTAASTSFISSSIVRDVLRHGGEYEMLVPDAVRVKK, encoded by the coding sequence ATGCGAAAAGCTATATTCCCAGGGTCATTTGATCCCATAACACTTGGACATGAAGACATTATCAAAAGAGGAATTCCTTTATTTGATGAAATTGTAATCGCTATTGGTGTTAATGCCGAAAAAAAGTATATGTTTTCACTCAAAGAAAGAAAACGTTTCATCGAAGAAACCTTCAAAGACGAGCCCAACGTTTCGGTTATTACCTATGAAGGACTAACCATCGATTTGGCAAAAAAACAAAAAGCCAATTTCATCCTAAGAGGTCTGCGCAATCCTGCCGATTTTGAATTCGAAAAAGCCATTGCCCACACCAACAGGAAATTGTCTAAAATCGAAACCGTATTTCTATTAACAGCTGCCAGTACTTCGTTTATTTCTTCAAGCATTGTTCGTGATGTACTGCGTCATGGCGGAGAATACGAAATGTTGGTTCCGGATGCAGTTAGGGTTAAGAAGTAA